The nucleotide window TGGCGCTCAAGAACATTTTCATTACTACGGGACTAAAGTTTTGGCCACTTGAGTGGGCCTAATGCCTAATGGTCTCGAGtctctctctataaaaaaaatttctcggTCAAGGATGAGCCTGCTTATCTCAAATTACAACATAAGAACAGTTTAGAGCATGAGTGTAAGGAGTAAAAGCTCTTAATCAATTGAATTACAAGTCGCTTATAATGTGTAGGTGATTTAACATGTATTGTTCtaagtttttttaattagaatATTATGTACCTTAAAAACAAACTATATTCCTACTCCCAACTACATGTATCGGAATGTTTGATAGAATGGTATTCTAAGTTATGTTAATCTTGGGGACAATTGaacctctatttttttttttctgaacaagggatattatctacactaaaggaggGGGGAGTAAGTTAAGCCTCACAAttggttagcaataatgtgattcaaatttgtttttggccataatcaaacctaagacctctcacttacaattaaaaaggaataccactagactttagtactaagtggcaagaAACAATTGAACTTGGTGATTCTCAATTGTCAATAAGTGAGGGGCAATGACTCTTAGAGCGTTTAGAACTTTTCACATTGTGTAAGAACGGACATTCCATGTCCTACATCGTAGTTTTCTAAAATTTAATATCGCCTAATTCTCTATTTGTAATGAAATTAGGTGAGAAAAATATTTGAATGAGGGGGTAAAATTCTGTAACATTACCTCTTTGATAAAAGTCAACCATTTATGATAAAAGTTAATATAATAAAggtaaaatatttattaatattaatcgaaattatttataaattaaGGGAAGTTCGTCCTACAGGTTGGATAAAGTTGAATGTTGATGCATGGTTGTATGAAGGGTACCGTAATACTAATGCTATTGGAGCAGGGGGTATTCCATGAGATTCTGATGGAAAATAGGTAATTAACTGGATTTTGTTCTAATCTGGGAACCGGAGAGATACTTGCAACTGAATTATGCGGGTTGTTTTTGAGATTGCAACTTGCTTGGAGATTACAGGTAGATAAGTTACTTGTCAAATCTAAGTTTGCTCTCTCACTATTGTTGGTAATGCAAATTCTTGTTCAAAATCATCCTTTGGGTTCTGTCATTTTTACCGAGTCCAaacttattttttaaaatacaattcTGGCATGTGTCAAAGTACCTGTTAACTTGTTACACAAGCTTACGTGGGAGGGCATTTGgtaattttcttccttttttaattCTATAAAATATTTATCTCTTtccaatttttatttaattaaacgCGCACCACTTATTTAAAACCCTactttctccttttattttgttctctaTAATTGAGGGTTTTCTGAGGAGTTTCCATGGCAAAAAACGCGTTCAAGATGGAGCACCCTCTCGGTACGTATTTTAATTTACAAGAAAATTTTCACTACTATTACGTTTTACTATTTGATTTTTCTCGTGTGATTTTTATTTGGTTCAGAattgttgtttttttattttttggtgtgGGAGTTGTAGAATAGTTCTTGATCGTCAGGAACCCTACCTATATTCTTACATTATTTATGGGTTGGTTGATTGCTCTCTTCTGTGTAATATTCTGCATAAATCCTCTGAAAGTTTTAATTTTCCCATATCCTCTAATATTGTCTAATATCCAGAAAAGATAAATATAAGTTAGGTGCTTTTACGGTGCTGAATTTAGACGGGTCTTACGAACCTTGAAACCTGCAGCAGAAGGCCAAAAACCCAAGAATTATATATTTTCCCTTCTGGgttttaattgtaatttttgttcttcatcCTGTTACTTTTGATATATGATTGATGTCTGAGAAACTGTTGACAAACACCATGTGGCACACTGTCACAAATTCTATTATGGAAAACCATTATCACTAAATCTTGGTAATGATTTCGTTCTTGAGAAGTTGtcgaaaaacaaaaagatttgAGTTGAGCAGCCCTAAATTACGATGAATCTTCGGTAATAGTTCATATAGAAATTGTTGATTCGTTTTTAAAggtatatgtaaaatatatagcGTACCTATGGAAGAACAATCGACTAGATGGTTTATGTTTGTCAAGTTCCAGATCTTGAATACTTATTGAACTTCCTTTtcaatatatatgcaaatctgTGCTGAAGTTCCTCTCTAGGGTTATTGGCCATGGTGGCAGAGTACCCATGTAAATTGCTCTTCTCTTTTTCAACAATTTGTATCGAAGTTTAAAGTGTGTGTCTTTGTACATGCCAGAAAAGAGACAAGCCGAAGCTGCTCGCATAAGAGAGAAGTATCCAGACAGAATACCAGTATGATTGTTATTTCTTTCATTGCAGTTGCTGGGCATGTTTCTCTTCTATTTTTTGTTCTGTAATTCATTGCCTGCTGCAGGTGGTTGTGGAAAGGGCTGAAAAGAGTGATGTGCCTGAAATTGACAAGAAAAAGTAAGTTGTTTCCTAGTACTTATTTGTCTCATATACATTTGACAACCGCTTTCTTCTTTGCTTCAATCTGTGTCATCTCTGGATTCTGGATATCATATAGATTGTGCTAATTTTGTTTGTTGTCTTCACCTGTTTACGCTCTAATTAGTCAACGTACGTGATTGTTTTGTTACACCTATTGTTGTCCTCTTACTCccagtattttttttatattttgacaaaattaagtaacaaattatTGGTGCCTGGTTTTCCTGAATGTAGATACCTGGTGCCTGCCGATCTGACTATTGGCCAGTTCGTGTACGTTGTCCGGAAAAGGATCAAGCTCAGTGCTGAGAAGgctattttcatttttgttaagAATATTTTGCCACCCACAGGTGAGATATAATGGCTCTATTATGGCTCTGTTCTCTTCAATATACTTGATTACTACAAAACAAGAAATTCTGATATCATAGGTTACTATTTTATAATCAGTTTTATAGATACTTCTTGATTGATTTGTTGCAGCCGCTACGATGTCTGCTATGTATGAGGAAAATAAGGATGAAGATGGCTTTCTTTACATGACGTACAGTGGCGAGAACACATTCGGGACATTCTGAagacagaaaaataaaagaagttgCAAGtgatgtaaattatttttcggtCGAGTCGACGGATTATTTATGTGTGCGTACGTAGATCGCAAAATTGCTGCTTAAGCCTTTTCTTTGCAACTTTGTAATCTAATTCAAgtcttcaacaaaaaaattgaaactaaatttgtagaataAAGATATCCTACTTGCTTCAATGCTTAGTCTTAAATCTCCCAGAGTGGTTCATGTGGGCTATGGGAATCAGGTTGTTCCAGTTTGCTTCCTATAACAATTGGGGGTTTCATATTTCCTATAGAAACCAAACTCATGAGACTCTTATTGAGCTCATCTCCATTTGACTTGAATTTTCCGACTTCTGAGTTGGACTCCAATTTCACATAAACCATTACATCATTAGGACCAAGGGTTCTTACTCCCTCAGAAAGCTCGTCATTATGTTCCCTCTGCCCCCTCTTTTTCATATTAATTTGTAAACTAATTTAAGAAGGACCGAATCGAATGAGAATGAAATTTGAAGGGGTTTTAACCATCAACATACGAAATATAAATACACTGCAAATAAGAACATTGTTAGGTTTATACATAGAAACAACAATGTTACACAATCACTGTAAACGAGAACACTGCTAGCGTTAGATGGAAAATAACATTAAGGTTTATATTGCTCCCACTGAGATAAATTTTTGACACCGTACTTAATTCAAATTGGTGGTGATGGAAGGTTCTCTAAAGTATATATGCCtccattatattttttaaaggaGTGCATTTGCTCAACCCCTAAAGTGCGGGTGACACTCCCCCATTGATTGCCGTTAtgttagattaaatttcaaaatttgtgttttaaatcaattaaatctAACCGATCTAACGACAATCAATGGGGGAGAGAGCATCACCCTCACTTTAGGAGGGTTGAGCAAAGTTGCACTATTTGTTAAGATACACATTGTTGTGTCGGTGTTTCTACTAACCAAATTTGAAACTTTATTAATGATTATATACGTAAGTTTTAGAGTTGATTTCTTCTGAGTATTAATGTAACGACCTATTCCCAATTTTacggtttttttaattttaataagtgaatttacgaaaatgcccttaggtGGCTATACGTTATTTTATGGAatgtattttatcctcatataaTTTATTAAGTTTCTTGtcatatttggatagagcttGATTTCACGAGCACGTAGGCAAGAACCGTGCGTGAAAAGGAGTTGTAATGaaagagttattaacgtttaaagttaggGATAAAATGGTAAATTggtggcattcgtgtcgtgttttccgtgttcgtgtcatacccgatatcttaacgggtcgtgtcgtgtaacacctgttaaaataaacgggtaaaatgacccgacccgataatattaacgggtaatatgacctgACCCATTAcctgttaaggaaaatatattttaaaccaataaataattaaataaaaaacataatacttttttttagtgaaaaaaAGGTTGTGCGCCAGTTTTTCGTTCTCTCTGTTTCTAAACTTTCTACACATTTGCGATTGATTTCTCCTTTAGTATATTCAATCCAAAAGTTAAGAAAAATCAATTTCCTTTGCAACGAGTGCTGCAtgaatttgttttatttatgttaaatttaTGAGAGAATTTTTATAAGATTTGGAAAAATATGTAGATGGTAAGTGAAATGGGTGGTGCCTGAAAACTATATATGGTACCAGCGAAAATATGGAATAAATTCAAAGGGTAAAACGTCACTCATGAGTCATGACCCCGCAGAACTGAGTACTACTGAGGACATGCATATATGCCATGCGAATACTGGCAGTCTATAATGATAAATAATACATactatattgtcacatccaaaacataaaaatgcatttttcttttaagtatatatttacatatctaaaataagagcataataaaaaaaacattagaacaTTACAAAATAACAAATATTCAAAAGATCTGCAAAATTAAGGACACTGGAACATTAGAACATCTTGCACATTTTCTTCCAATCAAACCCTTCAATTTTCCTCAATCACCATGGGAATAAGTATTGGAACTTTGACTTGATATATTATCTTTAAGAGTTATATTGATGGTGTTTTCATTGAGGCTTTCCACATTAGCACTCTCTTCCGCATAAACTAAACATagaaaaatcaaacattgtatgtaaaccattcaaattatgggtactaaaaataattatgaaaagaaataaaaaatagttcTATATTTTATAAACGCTACACTACCTCCTTTTTCCAAAAAGTCAATCTCGTGTACACAACAAAGCTTGAACCGTGTCTGGCAACAATGAAGTGCGATATTGATCTAGCACTTTACCCCCAATACTAAAAGCAGATTCTGACGCAACAGTTGAAATAGGAATTGTTAGCACATCTCGTGCTAACTGAGAAAGTATTGGATAATGAAAATGCTCCATTTGCCACCAAGAAAGAACATCTATATTATGTCTTCTATCTAGTCTTTTATCATCCAAATACTTCTGTAATTCACCTTTTTCTCCGACGGGTTTTAACGAAATTGGAGCTCTTCCTGGCCAAATTAGCCttagtcacaggtatgaaagttgctctacttactgagatcttcatttatgtgaaatttgagaattgttggaaataattgaattttccggcgagtcggggcggcTGACTGCCACCCACGGTGGTGCATGGCCAGATGGCCGTCGATGCTATTTTgaggctaaattagatgtcttGAATGATATTCGTATGACgtaggttgatcatttgaacaAAAAATCATTACGATATGTTACTTGGTAAAAATATGAATTAATGATCTGACCGTttgatcgtcaccaaactttaatatattataatgcataatatttgaggatcataggaacttacggatcaggaatccgacgtacggatcttcccaaattggatttgtaagttcgtaaaataaaacgttggtcgccacttgaatttgcaattagcggagatccaaccgtttgATCATAACGAAATTGTAGGatgatgttttagaagcataatgtggttaTTTGGAAGTTACTGATCGGAAATTCGAGGGCGGATCTTCCAGATCAAGTCacgtagggatgtgttttaagTAAGTTACAcgttctatcgataagaattctgagatgtgatttgataattgttataAGCGCTGATTGTTCGTGACGTCTAGATATTTGTACTAGGGGTTGTAGcgtggactccaggtgagtggacttttgttttctatatatacgtatatatgcttTACGATATCCCgaaattgtttttaaataaatttacgaattaaatgatgtgtcaagGATGCATTATATCTTAGTATTTGCATTAGTATAGTTATTCATACTATGGAATGATGCTGCGGAtgccaggtaagcttcaggtgagtatatcATGATGATAGTTGTTGTATTGTGTATGGTTATATATAAATGCATTTAGTGCTccttatcctgcaccccggtgttagtgctcctgccTGTGGTCAGGGcgcagtccttcacgtgatgttcacctccagCACTGCAAGCtaaccttggatccaagttaggtgcacaatcttgttgtacagaccattataggtggtttcgactcgtaggtgacccgcgattattcgcacagtcttcacgtggtcgtagcacttgagcgtatttatttacgcccagtcttatcgtacagaccactctAGGTGGTCGACTCGTCTGAAggaattggttatgagctatagattcagccgtacaaGTCACTTTAGGTGACTCCAGCTGATATatcattttttattgatttacgTCACTTGGCTTATATATTTATtactgagatacttgacatggcactTGCTTGAGTTTTTATTGCTTTATGGACGTATttctatatacgtatatatattaattaatttcttgaaaattatacgggttttacagtaaggatttattatttttggaaagagaaatggttttaaaaagctttttttttttgcccctccaggttaGTTGCTAAAGGTTCGTAtcaacgaggattcttggcgaatctcagtataggtggctatctttgagggtatgatccttactcaaattactgtactttacttatgctctgacttCGCGCGTGAAAttggttcattcccgctcacagcgTACTCTGGcttttaggcacttttagattcaaatttattcatattttccacatcactatactttatggcttcgtcacctttcaggtgtcggccagcacagctcaatTCAGAGTACtaatggacattccgggtcggggtgtgccAATTAAACAATGGGATTAcaattaaaatgaaattgaaagaaTATTGTAGGTATTGAAATTTTGTGTTTACAAATACTAATCGGAATAATTCGGGGTTCAATTGGAAAACAAAAATGGACAAGAACCAATCAGAATATTAAACAATGGGAATATAATTAGAATCTCATTTCTTATTTCTGCCTTTCTTTCCCATGACGACTAGGAAAGGGCAAATGAAAAATTTCACGTTGAGATAAAACTACATCAACTAAGCATAAATCAAACTTCACAACTCAACATCAACTAAGCATAAATCAAAATTCacagaaaatgaatttattcCTTCTAATGATGTTTTGCAACATGGAGAACTCATTATTTTCACTTCTTCAACACTTAGCTAGCGACATTTGGTCACTTGGAAACCTTGTCTTTGTGGTGACACTTATCTTTAATCCAATTGATTTTTCCCTTGACTTTTTCCTTGGTCTTCTCAGCACCAACCTTGGCTTTCCCAAGTCCCAATGCAGCTGATGCAGCTGCGTTTTTCATATGCTTCTTGTCGTTGCTGCTGCTCCTCCCTTCCTCTTTCTGATCTTCTCCAGCAGTCTGCTCATCATTCTCTTCTTGCTCTTGTTCTTGTTCATGCTCGTGCTCGTGTTCGTGTTCTTGGTAGGGTTCTGGTTCTTGATAGTATTCGTATTGTGGCGCAAGTGCGAGTTCATCGCAGCCGTAACTTCCTGATCTCAATGTCCAACCCATCTTAAAACTTCCTCAACGAATTCCATACTCCTGTCGCAATATTTCATTCTTTTGCATATATAACTCAAGACACAAATATGTCATGTGTAGtacccaaggaagaaaatatcggtaatatcggaaatatcggtagtccgaaaacacggaaatatcgatggaaatatcgggataatatcgatatcgataaaaattacatggaaaccacggaaattgtaagaaaaatttggaaatttttattgaaactttgcaggatgtttatttagtcaattatctattagtttatcacaaaaaattggaaggaaatgcattgcatgatggatttaacattatcaagttgattatatagcgagctgacaaacattgtgagtgtagaaaatatgtagaaattaatgaaagaagtctaaacacaccataatcatttatatataatgaattagtacaatattttacactttatacattgcatggtaagatacatgagtgacttagtaccacatagagttcctatgaggttcaaaattttcactatcttcatcatctctatgtgtagagtgagtgtattttgaagagtagttagcaaccatggcaatggttttcaagaaccaaaacccaaaagtcaataagaaaccgaatacttcggtatttttcgggattaccaaacaaatgggatttggaaaccaatcccatatcgaaaattttggtatttttcgggatgggattctcgaacttcaggatggttttggtttgggatttttcggtttgggtttgggactttttcggtttggtttgagatttttcggaattttttccagccctaccatgtaagtgaccaaataaaaaatagaaaaattaaaaaccacatgccattgactaagtaattaattgacacaatttaaaatataataccacaaaaaaattggaaaatgtgcaaatttgtttcttgtaaaaagaattcaaaacaaaagcatatatataaatattgtagcatattatcacaacaaCATAAGTGGTATGGTGGTTAAGGCGCTAAGGAGTTAATGtgggaggggttcgaacccctcTGTGTTCAAAATTGTGACTTTTCAAAAATTTCAGGAATTTTTGAacataatatcgcgatattttgacgaaaactcatTAAAAGTTATCGATAAAATAGAAATGGTTGAAGTCTAGGTGGGAAATAATTTAATATGACGCACATGTAATGCTTAAAAAGAGACCCAGAGGCCTCAACGTTTTTGGTTGCACAgcaaaaaaaaccataaaattAAGCATTAAGGTCAAAGGAACTTAAAATCCTGAAGATAAAATCATAGGGTTTCATTGTCCATGTGGCCCAGAACATTGAGAGATTCTTGAGTGTGCCGATTTGTGTATGTATAGATAtctaattttcacatcaaataattaaatagatGATGATATACAACAGTAATAAGGCAAATTTTCCTAGAATAAGAGCTACGTAAGACCAACAGGCGAGATGATAAATTCACAAACCTCTCGTACTAAAATAAAGAATGGTTCATGCACTAAAAAAACTGTAAATTAAGCAAACCCAACATTATCCCACAAACACATACAGAAAAATAGAGTGAGAAAAGTACCTTTGATGTCTGTGGATGGCAAAAGAGCAGATGTGTGGACTTGCGGGCATTGGAAATGGGGGTTTTAGACTAAAGGAGAATTAATTGGAATACACGTAATATATGGATTTTCTCTCTCAATATTTTCATACCTTTTATATAGAAAAGTTGACTGGttaattcaaattttcatttcttcttcctATACTTATCTAAATTACATTAATAAAATCttttttg belongs to Malus sylvestris chromosome 17, drMalSylv7.2, whole genome shotgun sequence and includes:
- the LOC126612286 gene encoding autophagy-related protein 8C-like isoform X1, which translates into the protein MAKNAFKMEHPLEKRQAEAARIREKYPDRIPVVVERAEKSDVPEIDKKKYLVPADLTIGQFVYVVRKRIKLSAEKAIFIFVKNILPPTAATMSAMYEENKDEDGFLYMTYSGENTFGTF
- the LOC126612286 gene encoding autophagy-related protein 8C-like isoform X2, encoding MEKRQAEAARIREKYPDRIPVVVERAEKSDVPEIDKKKYLVPADLTIGQFVYVVRKRIKLSAEKAIFIFVKNILPPTAATMSAMYEENKDEDGFLYMTYSGENTFGTF